DNA from Bacteroidetes bacterium SB0662_bin_6:
GCGGCGCAATATGGATCAAAACGAACGCCGCGGCCCGGGTGGATTTCCATGCCCGCGCACGATATGGTGCGCATTCCTGGGAAACGAATGCAAACCTTCGAGAATCTGAAACCGACAGCGACACATTTACCCGCAACGAATCGGTCTGGGTACTGGAAAGCGAACTGGCGCTTCCTGTAACGAGCGGCAGCGAACTTGCGGGAGACGTACGCTATACGCAACTCGGGTTCGATACGGAAGAAATAAACAGCGTTTCGATGCTGGATATCGGAGCCGGAACCCGTATCCGCTCCGGCCCGCGGCTTCAAGCCATGGGAGGCATACGCTTCCTGACCTTTACAGAGAGCGATTCGACTTCCTCTACCTGGATCGCGCCGGACATCCACCTCGATTTCCGGCTGTTGCCGGGTCTGCAATTCTACGCACGCAACGATGCGCGTGCGGAACATCGTTCCACCGCATCCATGTACCGGGAAAATCCGTTTCTCGTGGATCGCCCGATCGTGCAACCCACCGTCTATACCCTCGACATGCGGATAGGCGGACGCATGCAGGTCAACGTAGTCGGGATTGACGTGTATGGCGGCTACGCCAATGCCCCTAATTTTCGCTATTTCGAGGCGGCCAGGATCGGCGAATCCCGTGGATACGCACAGGGCATGATAGCAGCCCGGTATGCCGAGGCAACCATTGCTTACGCCGGCGGAGACCTGTCTGTCCACCTTCCGGCGGGACTGAGCATAGCCGCGGGAATCACGTTCCGGAACGGCAAACTGAAGGAAGACGACACGGACATCCCCTATTTCGGGCCGGTTACGGGTCGTGGAGGCCTTTCGTGGTCATTCCGGAACGGCAGGGGCTTTCTGCAAACCACGCTGGACTACGAGGGTGCACGGCACATTACCGCCGGGGGCATACAAAAGCTCGACGGCTACTTCGACGTAGACGCCAGCGCCCTGTACCCGATCACCCAACGCATCGGGGTACTCCTTCGCCTGGACAACATCGTTGCCGGAAGCGCCGCGCGCTGGGAGCATTACGACCGGACGCCGTTCGCCATATCGCTCGGCGCCCGAACCCAATGGTAAACCGGAGCTTCTCCATGTCTCAGAACGATGTCCGGGATCAGGTCAAAGATGCGCTGGCGGAAATCGTCAGGGAAACGCTGGCGGCCCGTCAGGACATACAGGTACCCGGCCTGGGAAGCTTTTGCATCGTACACCATGCAGCAACACGCGTGCGCACGAAGCAGGGCGGCATGGAATTCATCCCCCCCCGAAACAAAATCAGATTCACGCCACAGGCGTAATGGAGCGCGGGGATGGATTTGGACCTCACCCAGGAGATCGCACAGCGCCTCGGGTCTTCGCCCAAGGCAGTGGGCCCTCTGTTAGAGGAGGTCGTACAGCGCATTCTTCAAACAACGGCACAAGGCAAAACAGCCCGCCTCCCGGGAACCGGTATCTTTCAGGATCACGGCGCAGGGCTCGTTTTCGAGCCCGACCCCGGTTTGGCCGAAATCGTCAATGCCCCGTTTTCCGGCCTGGACACCATTACCCTCACGCAACCGGCGCAGGTCAGCGAAACGGGCAGGGCTCTACGCGGCCGTCGGACGCGCAGAAGCATGCCCCATGCCAGCCGCAGGCGCATGCGAAAACATTCGCAAGAACACGTGCTGCCCGGAATCGGCATGATCGTTATCGTAGGAATAATCGCCGCGGGCGCCTGGTTCATGCTGGCTGATCGAACCGCAGATCCTGCCAGGCCGGACATTGCCATCAGTGCCTCGGAAGAATCCGTACCCGGCGATTTCAGCTCCCCTGGAGATACACTGCCCCTCGAGTCCGAAACCTCTCCTGTCCTTGTCCCTCCCGTCCCGAACGACACTCTCGCAGCGCGGCCTGCACCGTTGCGGGGCGACGAAGATATTGACCGGACTCTTGGAGGCTACACGATCATCGTCTTCTCGGAAACGAACGAAGAAGACGCCCGGAACGCCGCGCAAAGCTGGCGCGAGCAGGGATTCCGCGTAATCATCCTTCCCGATATGCAGGACGACACCCCCCGGTACCGGGTAGGCGTCGGGCAATTCGACCTTCTCGAAGAGGCGGCCCGAATACGCGATGCACTGGCGGGAAGCGAATTGCCTCAGGACGCCTGGGTTCTTCGTATTTAAAGAATGCTCTGATTAACCACCGAAGTTCTATCTTTACCCGACCGGCACAAAACCGGCGTATTCGCCCCGCTACCCTTTTCATCGAATCCATTTGCCGTACACCCGATGACGAATTCGACCCTGTTGCAACCCCAATCTGTCACCTTGCCTGCCGACACCCTGGCGAATCTGTCGCAAGCCGCCGGGCCGGAACAGACGAGCCTGCTGGACACCCTCATACTGGGCGGGTGGATCATGATTCCGATCTTCCTCCTCTCCTTTGTCGCTATCTACCTGTTCGTTGAGCGGCTCGTCACGATCCGCAAGGCAAAAACCGATCCGGAGACGCTGACCCAACGCGTACGCGACTATGTTCAGGAAGGAGACGTCAAGGGCGCCATGGGATACTGCGAATCCAGCGATAAACCTGTCGCCCGCATTCTTCGCCACGGGCTGGAGCGGCTGGGACGGCCTATATCCGAAATTCAGGATGCGGTTCAGGCGCAGGGCAAGCACGAAACCTTCGAGTTGGAAAAACGCACCGAACTTCTTGCAAGCATTGCGGGCATTGCGCCGATGCTCGGTTTTCTTGGAACGGTAACCGGAATGATCCAGGCCTTTCAGGAAATTCAGGTCCTCGAAGGCAACGTGAATCCGAGCGTACTCGCAGGCGGCATATGGGAAGCCTTGCTGACGACGGCGGCAGGGCTGGTGGTCGGTATCCTCGCCTTTTTCTTCTACAACTTTCTCCTGTCGAAAATCCGGCGGCTTGTAAACGACATGGAACGTTCGGCCACCGACTTCATCGACCTCTTGCAGGAACCGGCGCCGACGGGAAAATAAGCCGATAGGCCACACCCTCAATACGGTACCGCCCTATGCATTCCGCGCCTTGATTGCAAAGGGACAGGCCGCCCCCAAGTCCGACATACTCAGGGACCATGAACTTCAACTTCTCCAGCAATAACAAACCGCTTTCGACGTACAGTCTGGCAGGACTCACGGATATCGTGTTGCTCCTGCTCGTCTTTTTTCTCCTGACGTCGAATTTCATTCCTCAATTCGGCATTCAGGTGAATCTGCCGCAGGCCGAAACCTCTGCCCCGATGGACGACCAATACGTCTCGGTGGCCATCACCGCAGACGGGCAATATTACGTGAACCAAAATCCGGTTCAGCGGGAGCAACTGGCAGATGCCCTGCGTGAAGCGAAAGGAGATCGAACCGCTCTGGTCCTGCGCGCCGACGAAGAAGCAACCGTGGCGCAATTCGCACTGGTGGCGAATCTCGCGCGCGCCCTGGATCTGCGCGTGCTCATGGCCACGGAGCGCGGCCGCCCATAATCTTTTCCGTTCCGCGGTCGTACTCTTGCACGCGGCATGCTTTTTGCTCCAATCCCCGCAAAAACACACAACGCTTGCCGGTCTTCAACCTGTTCGTTAGTTCGTACTCCTCCATGCTCCGCAAACTGATTTTCATCGCCATGC
Protein-coding regions in this window:
- a CDS encoding MotA/TolQ/ExbB proton channel family protein; its protein translation is MLQPQSVTLPADTLANLSQAAGPEQTSLLDTLILGGWIMIPIFLLSFVAIYLFVERLVTIRKAKTDPETLTQRVRDYVQEGDVKGAMGYCESSDKPVARILRHGLERLGRPISEIQDAVQAQGKHETFELEKRTELLASIAGIAPMLGFLGTVTGMIQAFQEIQVLEGNVNPSVLAGGIWEALLTTAAGLVVGILAFFFYNFLLSKIRRLVNDMERSATDFIDLLQEPAPTGK
- a CDS encoding biopolymer transporter ExbD produces the protein MNFNFSSNNKPLSTYSLAGLTDIVLLLLVFFLLTSNFIPQFGIQVNLPQAETSAPMDDQYVSVAITADGQYYVNQNPVQREQLADALREAKGDRTALVLRADEEATVAQFALVANLARALDLRVLMATERGRP